From the Desulfosarcina sp. BuS5 genome, one window contains:
- a CDS encoding phosphomannomutase/phosphoglucomutase, which produces MNPEIFREYDIRGVAGKDITGDEVILIGKAAGTYLRQHGRNRLTVGRDCRVTSESYAKKVIEGLVSTGCEVTDIGVCTSPILYFSIQHFNQEGGVMVTASHNPKEYNGFKLCMGTDSIHGEEIQKIRGLIDKGEFAIGQGKVSESNVIPDYNAYIQKNIEISKPLKIGIDAGNGTAGVIAVPLLKSLGCRVFDIYCEMDGTFPNHEADPTVAENMKDLSDLVKSEGLDIGIGYDGDGDRIGILDENGEIVFGDKLLIIFAREILSRKPGATFISEVKCSKVMYDDIEKHGGRAIMWKTGHSLIKQKMKQENAALAGEMSGHIFFSDRYLGFDDAVYASCRLIEIMANTGKTISELLSNIPKTYSTPEIRVECPDNKKFALVDKVTEYFRKEYNVIDIDGVRVLFDDGWGLVRASNTQPALVLRFEALTKERLGEIKNLVETVLEEMKQSNG; this is translated from the coding sequence ATGAATCCGGAAATTTTCAGAGAATACGATATAAGAGGAGTAGCCGGTAAAGATATAACCGGGGATGAAGTTATACTAATAGGTAAAGCCGCCGGAACATACCTGCGGCAGCATGGGCGCAACAGACTTACAGTAGGGAGAGACTGCCGGGTAACATCCGAATCTTATGCAAAAAAAGTAATCGAAGGGCTTGTTTCGACCGGGTGTGAAGTTACGGATATCGGCGTTTGCACATCGCCGATTCTTTACTTCTCGATCCAGCACTTCAACCAGGAAGGCGGGGTCATGGTGACCGCAAGTCATAACCCTAAAGAATACAACGGTTTTAAGCTTTGCATGGGGACTGATTCTATTCATGGTGAAGAGATTCAGAAGATACGCGGATTAATAGATAAAGGCGAGTTTGCTATTGGACAAGGCAAAGTTTCTGAAAGCAACGTTATCCCGGATTACAACGCATATATTCAAAAGAACATTGAAATTTCAAAACCCCTCAAGATTGGAATTGATGCAGGCAACGGCACCGCAGGTGTAATTGCCGTGCCTTTGCTCAAGAGTCTTGGCTGCCGAGTATTCGATATTTACTGCGAAATGGATGGGACATTTCCAAATCATGAGGCTGATCCGACTGTGGCTGAAAATATGAAAGATCTCAGCGATCTCGTAAAATCGGAAGGTCTGGATATCGGCATAGGTTATGACGGCGACGGCGACAGAATCGGTATCCTGGATGAAAACGGAGAAATTGTATTCGGAGATAAACTGTTAATAATTTTTGCCAGGGAAATCCTGAGCCGAAAGCCGGGAGCTACATTTATTTCGGAAGTTAAATGTTCCAAAGTTATGTATGACGATATTGAAAAACATGGCGGAAGAGCTATAATGTGGAAAACCGGTCATTCCCTTATAAAACAGAAGATGAAACAGGAGAATGCCGCTTTGGCCGGAGAGATGAGCGGACACATATTTTTTTCAGATCGCTATTTGGGCTTTGACGATGCTGTATACGCATCATGCCGACTTATTGAAATAATGGCGAATACCGGGAAAACAATATCAGAACTTCTTTCTAATATTCCCAAAACTTACTCCACACCTGAAATAAGGGTGGAATGCCCTGATAATAAAAAATTTGCCCTGGTCGATAAGGTGACCGAATACTTCCGAAAAGAATATAATGTTATTGATATTGACGGAGTACGAGTCCTCTTTGATGATGGATGGGGCCTGGTCAGAGCATCCAACACTCAGCCTGCGCTTGTGCTTCGTTTTGAGGCCCTGACCAAAGAGAGACTGGGTGAGATAAAGAATCTTGTTGAAACCGTGCTGGAGGAAATGAAACAAAGCAATGGTTGA
- a CDS encoding undecaprenyl-diphosphate phosphatase, with amino-acid sequence MEPIQAIILGIIQGLTEFLPVSSSGHLVILQNIFGLKDGALAFDINVHVGTLLVVLICFRKEILSIIISLFRCLNQLIGKEKSIFEIYKDPDFKLAFLIVAGSVPTGILGLMFHSLADTLFSSVAMVGVMLIVTGFILWFTRYLPKSGRNIDGFVVKDSLVIGLIQGFAIIPGISRSGSTIAAGLYLGLNRETAARYSFLLSVPAIIGAEILNIKKLPVGSMLPDNITLLGMLASFITGYSALKVLLFIVKKGNMHFFAPYCWMAGIAALVF; translated from the coding sequence GTGGAACCAATTCAAGCAATCATACTCGGTATAATACAGGGGCTTACCGAATTTCTCCCTGTAAGCAGCTCAGGACATTTGGTAATTTTACAGAATATTTTTGGTTTAAAAGATGGTGCCCTGGCATTTGATATAAATGTGCATGTAGGCACTCTTCTTGTTGTTTTAATATGTTTCAGGAAGGAAATCCTTTCTATAATCATATCTCTTTTCCGCTGCCTTAACCAGTTGATCGGAAAAGAGAAATCTATATTTGAAATTTATAAAGACCCTGATTTTAAACTTGCCTTTTTGATAGTAGCAGGTTCTGTGCCCACAGGTATCCTGGGGCTTATGTTTCACAGCCTGGCTGATACTCTCTTCTCTTCCGTCGCAATGGTTGGGGTGATGCTTATTGTTACCGGTTTTATTTTATGGTTTACCCGCTATTTACCAAAAAGCGGGAGAAATATAGATGGCTTTGTTGTCAAGGATTCACTTGTAATAGGGTTGATACAGGGTTTTGCGATAATACCGGGAATATCCAGATCAGGCTCGACCATTGCGGCGGGATTATATCTGGGACTTAACAGGGAGACTGCGGCAAGGTATTCATTTCTTTTGTCCGTTCCAGCCATTATCGGGGCTGAAATATTAAATATAAAAAAATTGCCGGTGGGCTCTATGCTGCCGGATAACATAACGCTGCTCGGTATGCTGGCATCATTTATAACAGGATACTCTGCTCTTAAAGTTCTTTTGTTTATAGTAAAAAAAGGTAATATGCATTTTTTTGCGCCTTACTGCTGGATGGCAGGAATTGCAGCGCTGGTTTTCTGA